In a genomic window of Mercenaria mercenaria strain notata chromosome 19, MADL_Memer_1, whole genome shotgun sequence:
- the LOC123542114 gene encoding uncharacterized protein LOC123542114 codes for MYRQKKDLLQICATGAENCVLKSIERRTPKGRTQRESGYSSAGYLSQVYNSTPDQSSNRLSTADSSTVSTEEADLFNPSISGLDSSASKECLPKHGVTFYSQSPPPSTTSLTNVNELDPLTHSCNSNSEQESNTSPSDIQTEPNELNDLSKPSSEEDNTKLADDSCSSTK; via the exons ATGTATCGACAAAAAAAGGATTTGCTTCAG atttgtGCAACTGGAGCTGAAAACTGTGTGCTGAAATCAATTGAAAGACGCACACCAAAAGGAAGGACGCAGA ggGAAAGTGGTTACAGCTCAGCGGGGTATT TGTCACAAGTTTACAATTCTACACCAGACCAGTCAAGCAAT AGACTTTCTACAGCTGATTCCAGTACAGTTTCAACAGAAGAAGCCGACCTGTTCAACCCTTCGATTTCCGGTTTAGACAGCAGCGCCTCGAAGGAATGTCTACCGAAACATGGGGTGACGTTTTATTCTCAGTCCCCGCCACCATCTACCACGTCACTGACAAACGTAAATGAGCTGGACCCTCTGACGCACAGTTGTAACTCAAATTCTGAACAAGAATCTAACACCAGTCCTTCAGATATACAGACTGAACCAAATGAATTAAACGATCTTTCAAAACCATCATCAGAAGAAGATAACACGAAGCTTGCAGACGATTCG TGTTCCTCTACTAAGTAG
- the LOC123542113 gene encoding uncharacterized protein LOC123542113 — protein sequence MATSNNPDGQVAEKISETSAFAEKTKSKLEEMFGRLYLHGQLGDMDATERQELMGLREKLEDLKNTIDHFQKDSSEVCGIDSSVSKQRSEVERRDVKGRLCVDRDPESGYKSKELSKAYSTPSQSFDRLAGADKNDTNVTSDEETELYNPSVPLISSSDTNECQTERKEVTSFFLETPEASTTSLCKMDDEPDQQPTNISKLNAEQESATNPSDVQFVPDVLNDLSKPPSEENNLAYPTEPSPTTNHH from the exons atggCAACTTCAAATAATCCTGACGGACAAGTAGCAGAAAAGATTTCCGAAACTTCTGCTTTCGCagaaaaaacaaagtccaaaTTGGAAGAAATGTTTGGGCGGCTGTATTTACACGGACAACTTGGAGATATGGATGCAACTGAAAGACAAGAACTGATGGGCCTACGTGAAAAGCTTGAAGACCTGAAGAACACTATCGACCACTTCCAAAAGGATTCGTCCGAG gtTTGTGGAATTGATTCGAGCGTTTCGAAACAAAGGTCTGAAGTCGAAAGACGTGACGTCAAAGGAAGGTTATGTGTTGACC GGGACCCGGAAAGTGGTTATAAATCAAAAGAGT tgtcCAAAGCCTACAGTACACCGTCACAGTCTTTTGAT AGACTTGCTGGAGCTGACAAGAACGATACTAATGTCACTTCCGATGAAGAAACAGAATTGTATAACCCATCAGTCCCACTGATATCTAGCTCGGATACAAACGAATGTCAAACAGAGAGGAAGGAGGTTACCTCCTTTTTCCTTGAGACCCCAGAGGCCTCTACTACTTCATTATGTAAAATGGATGATGAACCTGATCAGCAACCAACCAACATCTCAAAACTAAATGCTGAACAAGAATCCGCCACCAATCCTTCGGATGTACAGTTTGTACCAGACGTATTGAACGACCTTTCAAAACCGCCGTCAGAGGAGAACAACCTGGCATATCCTACTGAGCCC AGTCCAACCACCAACCACCATTAG